A window from Nitrospira sp. ND1 encodes these proteins:
- a CDS encoding 3',5'-cyclic-nucleotide phosphodiesterase, with amino-acid sequence MNVRVLGCHGSGQLVPGANGPIQCGTCGFLVNDQLLVDAGTIGSRLFLDEQRRIRVVLLTHLHFDHIRELPTLADNLVGEIDEPVVIAAIPEVLDGLRAHIFNGTVYPDFFRLPDPARPVFVPYELRAGREDLLCGMGVTPIRVNHVVPTVGFLLREGAHRVLYSGDTYQTDALWQVAKEVTGLRAAFIESSFPNEMDELARVAKHLTPALLAQEFTKMARPELPVYAYHLKPRFRDQIRQELGQLGIPHLTALEEGQTLVL; translated from the coding sequence ATGAATGTCCGCGTGCTGGGCTGTCATGGGTCCGGACAGTTGGTTCCGGGGGCGAACGGGCCGATTCAGTGCGGTACCTGCGGATTCCTGGTCAATGACCAGTTGCTCGTGGATGCCGGCACGATCGGGTCGCGCCTGTTCCTCGATGAGCAACGGCGGATTCGGGTGGTCCTGCTGACCCATCTGCACTTCGATCATATTCGTGAATTGCCGACGCTGGCCGATAACCTGGTCGGTGAGATCGACGAGCCGGTGGTCATTGCGGCCATTCCCGAAGTGTTGGACGGGCTACGCGCGCATATTTTTAACGGAACGGTGTACCCTGATTTCTTCCGGCTTCCCGATCCCGCCAGGCCGGTGTTCGTCCCTTACGAGTTGCGAGCGGGACGAGAGGATCTGCTGTGCGGGATGGGCGTGACGCCGATTCGCGTCAACCATGTCGTGCCGACCGTGGGATTTCTCCTTCGCGAAGGGGCGCACAGGGTGCTCTATAGCGGTGATACGTATCAAACGGACGCGCTCTGGCAGGTGGCGAAGGAAGTCACCGGGTTGCGGGCGGCGTTTATCGAGAGTTCGTTTCCCAATGAGATGGATGAGTTGGCGCGTGTGGCGAAACACCTGACTCCGGCGCTGCTGGCACAGGAATTTACCAAGATGGCGAGGCCGGAGTTGCCGGTATACGCCTACCATCTCAAGCCGCGGTTTCGCGACCAGATCCGGCAGGAGCTCGGGCAACTGGGCATTCCTCATTTGACCGCGCTTGAAGAGGGGCAAACCCTTGTACTATAG
- the moaA gene encoding GTP 3',8-cyclase MoaA, which translates to MDHRTLDTPAPTIFDRLGRPLRSLRLSVTDRCNLRCKYCMPEDDYAWLPRDTILTFEEMAELTAIFTELGVDKVRLTGGEPLLRRDLPRFVRQLSENRRITEIALTSNGVLMADQAADLSFAGLNRVTISLDTLRADRFRTLTKRDLHHQVFDGIKAVVQAGFPSLKFDTVIIKGYNDDELIDLIEYGKTVGGEVRFIEYMDVGGATDWSMNQVLSRAEMLEHIGRHYGEVTPIVENSVAPAERFRLPDGTSFGIIPSTTTPFCRSCDRSRLTADGMWYLCLYAKDGLDLRAPLRQGRSRDEIKSLITAAWEGRADRGAEERKALEALGLREQRLIEINRLREDPHLEMHARGG; encoded by the coding sequence ATGGACCACCGCACGCTCGATACACCCGCTCCCACAATTTTCGACCGTTTAGGGCGCCCGCTCCGCAGTCTGCGCCTGTCTGTGACCGACCGCTGCAACCTTCGGTGCAAGTATTGTATGCCCGAAGACGACTATGCCTGGTTGCCGCGCGATACCATCCTGACCTTTGAAGAGATGGCCGAACTCACGGCGATTTTCACGGAGTTGGGGGTGGACAAGGTCCGGCTTACGGGCGGGGAGCCGCTGTTGCGTCGGGACCTGCCGCGGTTTGTCCGGCAGCTGTCCGAGAATCGCCGGATTACGGAGATCGCCCTCACCAGCAACGGTGTGCTCATGGCGGACCAGGCTGCCGACCTGTCGTTTGCCGGGTTGAATCGCGTCACGATCAGTCTGGATACCCTGCGGGCCGACCGGTTCCGCACGTTGACCAAGCGTGATCTTCATCATCAGGTGTTCGACGGTATCAAGGCGGTGGTGCAGGCCGGGTTTCCTTCGCTGAAATTCGACACGGTCATCATCAAAGGGTACAACGACGACGAACTGATCGATCTGATCGAGTACGGAAAAACAGTCGGCGGCGAGGTCCGGTTCATTGAGTACATGGATGTGGGAGGGGCCACGGATTGGTCCATGAATCAGGTACTTTCGCGGGCGGAGATGCTGGAGCACATCGGCCGACACTATGGCGAAGTCACACCCATCGTCGAGAACAGTGTTGCGCCGGCGGAGCGGTTCCGGTTACCGGACGGCACCAGCTTCGGCATCATTCCGTCCACCACCACGCCCTTTTGTCGCTCCTGCGATCGGAGCCGCCTCACGGCGGACGGCATGTGGTATCTCTGTCTGTATGCGAAGGACGGCCTCGACCTGCGGGCGCCGTTGCGCCAGGGCCGCTCCCGCGACGAGATCAAATCGTTGATCACCGCTGCCTGGGAAGGGCGGGCGGATCGGGGTGCCGAAGAGCGCAAGGCGCTCGAAGCGCTCGGCCTCCGGGAACAACGACTCATCGAAATCAACCGTCTACGCGAAGATCCCCACCTGGAAATGCATGCGCGAGGGGGCTGA
- a CDS encoding molybdenum cofactor biosynthesis protein MoaE, producing the protein MSLEQVTKADQPATDDDAMLVRVQREDFSIDEELKRVRRRSKRIGGIAMFLGTARDRSKGKDVDGITFEHYEGMAQKKLREIRERAIKDFGVIEVLVLHRYGEITIGENIVLIIAAAEHRAEAFRACQWAIDELKQITPIWKLEHTPEGEVWVEEHP; encoded by the coding sequence ATGAGTCTCGAACAGGTCACCAAAGCCGATCAGCCCGCGACCGACGATGACGCGATGCTGGTTCGCGTCCAACGGGAAGACTTTTCGATCGACGAGGAACTCAAGCGGGTACGCCGACGCTCCAAACGGATCGGCGGCATTGCCATGTTTCTGGGCACGGCCCGTGATCGCTCGAAGGGGAAGGATGTGGATGGCATCACCTTCGAGCATTACGAGGGCATGGCGCAGAAGAAACTCCGCGAGATTCGTGAGCGTGCCATCAAAGATTTCGGCGTGATCGAAGTGCTGGTCCTGCACCGGTACGGTGAGATCACCATCGGAGAGAATATTGTGCTGATCATTGCCGCGGCTGAGCATCGCGCCGAGGCCTTCCGTGCCTGTCAGTGGGCGATCGACGAACTGAAGCAAATTACGCCGATTTGGAAACTCGAGCACACCCCCGAAGGAGAGGTGTGGGTCGAGGAGCACCCATAG
- a CDS encoding MoaD/ThiS family protein: MVTIQLFGMTKMLAGNQGTLSLSLHDGKRVKDLVSVIDAAYPKIGELLQKKKVLVSVNQEIAHEDLEVKDGDEIALLPPFAGGNR; encoded by the coding sequence ATGGTCACGATACAACTTTTCGGCATGACCAAGATGCTGGCCGGTAACCAGGGGACGCTGTCTCTGTCGCTCCACGACGGGAAACGGGTGAAAGACCTGGTGTCGGTGATCGATGCGGCCTATCCGAAGATCGGCGAGTTGTTGCAGAAGAAAAAGGTGCTGGTGTCGGTCAATCAAGAGATCGCACACGAGGATCTTGAAGTGAAAGATGGGGACGAAATTGCGCTGTTGCCACCCTTCGCGGGTGGTAATCGATAG
- the moaC gene encoding cyclic pyranopterin monophosphate synthase MoaC, giving the protein MAEFTHFNESGRARMVDVGAKASTERLATAQATVFLQPETLEKIRQGKIAKGDVLAVAQVAGVMGAKKTPDLIPMCHPILLTSVDISFTETAEPDQEGRCAITITATAKTTGPTGVEMEAMTAASVAALTIYDMCKAVDRGMSFGDICLLTKSGGKSGLYTRKVG; this is encoded by the coding sequence ATGGCCGAGTTTACGCATTTCAACGAGTCGGGGCGGGCACGGATGGTCGATGTCGGGGCGAAAGCCTCCACCGAGCGTCTCGCGACGGCGCAAGCCACGGTATTCCTTCAGCCCGAGACCCTCGAAAAGATCCGGCAGGGGAAGATTGCCAAGGGGGATGTGCTGGCCGTTGCCCAGGTCGCCGGGGTGATGGGGGCGAAGAAGACCCCGGATTTGATCCCCATGTGCCATCCTATCCTTCTGACCAGCGTCGATATTTCTTTCACCGAAACAGCTGAACCCGACCAGGAAGGGCGTTGCGCGATCACGATCACCGCCACGGCCAAGACCACGGGTCCGACCGGCGTGGAAATGGAAGCCATGACCGCCGCTTCGGTGGCCGCGTTGACGATCTACGATATGTGCAAGGCGGTGGACCGGGGCATGAGCTTCGGCGACATCTGCCTGTTGACGAAATCCGGCGGGAAGTCCGGCCTCTATACCAGGAAGGTCGGCTGA
- a CDS encoding YncE family protein, translating to MRRFRLLSLTLGLLLSCTSPALSELLALLNYESKPDQSVRREGIAIMDIDPESSDFGKVLMEIPLPPDLVAHHIFFNRDRTKAYITALGKSVLHVVDLTRFPYRLRAIDVPDCQVLEDLVVSEDNRIWYLTCMGSSAVIMGDAVKDKPVKTIRTPDGGGASVLYPHGIAIHNGIDRVLITSTVKPDMSDAGDSVTVLQASTGAVLSTHKVSSKPSPAKAAPVEVMFAPFSNPPVVQITNMLEGTLWTGTWDAASQSFSFQQVDDYGPRQQGMPLEMLYNAKGDRLFVTTAKPGFVNLYDNSDPSHPRFLQAIPAAQGAHHSVLSPDERYLFVQNSLLNLEGMSDGSITVIDLAKGGTVLGSIDTLKAQGFNPNCIMLLPNHFRQANLRASLVAK from the coding sequence ATGAGACGCTTCCGACTCCTCTCCTTGACCCTCGGGCTGCTTCTTTCCTGTACATCGCCGGCCTTGTCGGAACTGCTGGCCCTGCTCAACTACGAGAGTAAACCAGACCAATCGGTCAGACGGGAAGGGATCGCGATTATGGACATCGATCCCGAGTCGTCGGACTTCGGAAAGGTCTTGATGGAGATTCCCCTTCCGCCGGACCTTGTCGCGCACCACATTTTCTTCAACCGCGACCGGACGAAAGCCTACATCACGGCCTTAGGCAAAAGCGTCCTCCACGTCGTGGACCTCACCCGCTTTCCCTATCGCCTCCGCGCCATCGATGTGCCCGACTGCCAGGTGTTGGAAGATCTCGTGGTGTCGGAGGATAACCGGATCTGGTACCTGACCTGTATGGGGTCGAGCGCCGTCATCATGGGTGATGCTGTGAAGGACAAGCCGGTCAAGACCATTCGTACGCCGGACGGCGGGGGCGCGTCCGTGCTCTATCCGCACGGCATTGCGATTCACAACGGGATCGACCGTGTGCTGATTACGAGCACGGTGAAGCCCGATATGTCGGATGCGGGCGACTCGGTGACGGTGTTGCAGGCGAGTACGGGTGCGGTGCTCTCAACGCACAAAGTGTCCTCTAAACCGTCACCGGCCAAGGCTGCCCCGGTCGAGGTGATGTTCGCTCCCTTTTCGAACCCGCCGGTGGTGCAGATCACAAACATGTTGGAGGGAACCTTGTGGACCGGCACCTGGGATGCGGCGAGCCAGTCGTTTTCGTTTCAGCAGGTGGACGACTACGGGCCCCGGCAACAGGGCATGCCGTTGGAGATGCTTTACAATGCGAAGGGAGATCGATTGTTCGTCACGACGGCGAAGCCGGGATTTGTGAACCTGTACGACAATTCCGACCCCAGTCACCCGCGGTTTCTCCAGGCCATCCCCGCGGCCCAGGGCGCGCACCATAGCGTGCTGTCGCCCGATGAACGCTACCTCTTTGTCCAAAACAGCCTGCTCAACCTGGAAGGCATGAGCGACGGGTCCATCACCGTGATTGATCTGGCCAAAGGCGGGACGGTGCTGGGGAGTATCGACACGTTGAAGGCGCAAGGGTTCAACCCGAACTGCATCATGCTGCTGCCGAATCATTTCCGGCAGGCCAACTTGCGCGCAAGCCTCGTTGCAAAGTGA
- a CDS encoding dicarboxylate/amino acid:cation symporter, whose amino-acid sequence MKPTHRWIPLPLYTQVLIAVICGGLLGALFGQEPYWGGLRNAQLGKLGLFVVTLLKTLAIPLIFFAILDALIRTTIPLRQGGKLLLICLVNVSVAMAIGLAIMNTWQPGLAWQGRVDALLQLVPGTKPSATVLANVQAGSQSPIEYLASYIPRTIADPFSSNNIIGVVLLALVLGATLRMVRSEKDQTTGLVNALVRGIERVYVWLVQILEWIILVVPLAVFGVVAQVVGKAGIGVFSVLWIFLVAMLAGLAAHALIYYPLLAWLVGKKSPKVYLGQGADAILTAVSCNSSLATVPVTLQCLHRMNVSPQSSRLAACVGTNLNNDGITLYEAMAALFLAQALGFDLPMVKQVLIVLASIIAGAGVAGIPEAGLIVLPLVLAAAGLPDHVIIAAIPLIMTVDWIIARARSGVNVMSDMLVAILLDAGHVAPAAEPAAIPRPSGAQHSGEAQAS is encoded by the coding sequence ATGAAGCCGACGCATCGCTGGATCCCACTGCCGCTCTACACACAAGTGCTCATTGCCGTGATCTGCGGCGGGCTGCTGGGCGCCCTCTTCGGGCAGGAGCCCTATTGGGGCGGTCTGCGCAATGCGCAGCTGGGCAAACTCGGCCTCTTCGTCGTCACCCTGCTCAAGACACTCGCCATTCCGTTGATCTTTTTCGCGATCCTCGATGCGCTCATCCGCACCACCATTCCGCTGCGCCAGGGGGGTAAACTCCTGCTGATCTGCCTCGTGAACGTCTCCGTCGCCATGGCCATCGGCCTCGCGATCATGAACACCTGGCAGCCGGGCCTGGCCTGGCAGGGCCGCGTCGATGCCCTGCTCCAACTGGTGCCGGGGACCAAGCCCTCCGCAACCGTGCTGGCCAACGTGCAGGCCGGGTCTCAAAGCCCGATCGAGTACCTCGCCTCCTACATTCCCCGCACCATCGCCGACCCGTTCTCGAGCAACAACATCATCGGCGTCGTCCTCCTCGCGCTGGTGCTCGGCGCCACCCTGCGGATGGTCCGGAGCGAAAAGGACCAGACCACCGGGCTGGTCAATGCCCTCGTGCGCGGCATCGAACGGGTCTATGTCTGGCTGGTGCAGATACTCGAATGGATCATCCTGGTGGTGCCGCTCGCCGTCTTCGGTGTCGTGGCGCAGGTCGTGGGCAAGGCCGGCATCGGCGTCTTTTCCGTGCTCTGGATCTTCCTCGTCGCCATGCTCGCAGGACTCGCGGCCCACGCGCTCATCTATTATCCGCTCCTCGCCTGGCTGGTGGGAAAGAAGTCGCCAAAGGTCTACCTGGGCCAGGGGGCCGACGCCATCCTGACCGCCGTGTCCTGCAACAGCAGCCTCGCGACCGTGCCGGTGACACTCCAGTGCCTCCATCGCATGAACGTCTCGCCGCAATCGTCGCGCCTCGCAGCCTGCGTCGGTACGAACCTCAACAACGACGGCATCACCCTCTATGAAGCCATGGCCGCCCTCTTTCTCGCGCAAGCGCTGGGCTTCGACCTGCCGATGGTGAAACAGGTGCTGATCGTGCTCGCCTCCATCATTGCGGGGGCCGGCGTGGCGGGGATTCCCGAAGCCGGACTGATTGTCCTGCCACTGGTGTTGGCTGCCGCGGGCCTGCCGGATCACGTCATCATTGCGGCCATTCCACTCATCATGACGGTGGATTGGATCATCGCCCGCGCCCGCTCCGGCGTGAACGTCATGAGCGATATGCTCGTCGCCATCCTGCTCGATGCCGGGCACGTCGCGCCTGCCGCCGAACCGGCCGCAATTCCTCGCCCGTCCGGCGCGCAGCATTCGGGAGAAGCACAGGCATCCTGA
- a CDS encoding DUF445 domain-containing protein, with protein sequence MSATEQTLPTKAEDYVRMRALATGLLLFMALLFVVALFQQETHPMFAWLRAFAEAAMVGALADWYAVTALFRHPLGLPIPHTAIISGNTERIASNIGSLTQRKLVTPEGIARLVGSWRIPEELIEALLAPERRRALTYECAQILVRALNASEDATMQRMLRDIATKVMRGVSVAPLAGQMLAGFLGSHQRDRLLNDILSAVLEYVDANRDSLGRTVAEKLPWSRVLSFVKLDYPVSHKVLDSVYDTLCTMRDDPHDPMRRKAIERLHELSQWLMHSGEALRREASLKEKLLAYDTLLQFLDDSWHRLKQWMLDDLSQDPSDIRTYLDAALADIGRTLQKDAALRAMLHDGVQGLVEALATRHSDKIGELVANTVREWSPAQMVETIEREVGKDLQYIRINGTIVGGLVGLLLHALALLIGGR encoded by the coding sequence GTGAGTGCTACAGAGCAGACCCTGCCGACGAAGGCTGAGGACTATGTTCGCATGCGGGCCTTGGCAACCGGGCTCCTGTTGTTCATGGCGCTGCTGTTTGTCGTGGCCTTGTTTCAACAAGAGACGCATCCCATGTTTGCATGGCTCCGAGCCTTCGCTGAGGCCGCGATGGTGGGCGCGCTTGCCGACTGGTATGCGGTGACGGCGCTGTTCAGACACCCCCTCGGCTTGCCGATTCCGCACACGGCCATCATCTCCGGGAATACCGAGCGCATTGCCTCTAATATCGGCAGTCTCACCCAGCGGAAGCTGGTCACGCCGGAGGGGATCGCCCGATTGGTCGGTTCCTGGCGCATCCCTGAAGAACTGATCGAGGCGCTCCTCGCCCCCGAACGCAGGCGTGCGCTGACATACGAATGCGCGCAGATACTCGTTCGAGCGCTGAACGCGTCGGAAGATGCGACGATGCAGAGGATGCTGCGCGACATTGCCACCAAGGTCATGCGGGGCGTGAGCGTCGCCCCCCTTGCCGGTCAGATGCTGGCCGGCTTTCTCGGGAGCCACCAACGGGATCGCCTGCTGAACGACATCCTGTCTGCTGTTCTCGAGTATGTGGACGCTAACAGAGACTCGTTGGGCAGGACGGTGGCTGAAAAGCTCCCTTGGTCGCGGGTGCTCAGTTTCGTGAAGTTGGATTACCCCGTCTCCCACAAAGTCCTGGACTCGGTTTACGACACCCTCTGCACGATGCGGGACGATCCGCACGATCCGATGAGGCGGAAGGCGATTGAGCGGCTCCACGAATTGTCTCAGTGGCTCATGCATTCCGGCGAAGCGTTGAGGCGAGAGGCGTCCCTCAAAGAAAAGCTGCTCGCATACGACACGTTGTTGCAGTTCCTTGACGATTCATGGCATCGGCTCAAGCAATGGATGCTCGATGATTTGAGCCAGGATCCCTCCGACATTCGGACCTATCTCGATGCCGCCCTGGCCGATATCGGGCGCACGTTGCAGAAAGATGCCGCATTGCGCGCCATGTTGCATGATGGGGTGCAGGGTCTGGTCGAGGCACTCGCCACCAGGCACAGCGACAAGATCGGGGAGTTGGTGGCCAACACGGTCAGGGAATGGTCGCCGGCTCAGATGGTGGAGACCATCGAGCGGGAAGTCGGCAAAGACCTGCAGTACATTCGCATCAACGGGACGATCGTCGGAGGCCTGGTGGGATTGCTCCTGCATGCCCTGGCCCTGTTGATCGGGGGGCGGTAA
- a CDS encoding cell wall metabolism sensor histidine kinase WalK, protein MNSLGRLIRRTALILMGGLLLGFSALIYVGGDTLLSRYVDGRLLELAETLGRIIEQRPDVIRGAGDELVVLGEKGRSQEEQHELREAAHSVRILSIDGQLLWKGSDVVPRPPVSASLLEQVKQGQTVFDMVRLREGSPVRRVSIPVPRSGQVRYILQAEESLHFSKETLKGLAILLALGSGLVIVVAWAGSAWIARTVLTPIGLLSRRAETMSEADLGERLSLDSPFQEFHRLTHTFNAMMDRFQKSCESQRRFVDYAAHEMQTPLTVLQGNLEVTLQKARSTDEYREALIGNLEQVEKLIALARSLLTLTKVTGDRPPLQLAPLELEPLLQELIIELKLLADDRRISLALDVVPVPTISADAQWLKQALINLLDNGLKYTPPGGSVTVRLRRSDGSLEIAVRDTGPGIEAEHVPFLFDRFYRADKARARESGGTGLGLAIVKGIVEAHGGTVSVDTQPGKGSEFTIRLPLDRPPESHSLN, encoded by the coding sequence GCTTGAACTTGCGGAAACATTGGGCCGCATTATCGAACAGCGTCCGGATGTGATCCGCGGCGCCGGTGACGAGCTGGTCGTATTGGGGGAGAAGGGCCGCAGCCAGGAAGAGCAACATGAACTCCGGGAGGCCGCGCATAGTGTCCGGATCTTGTCGATCGATGGACAACTGCTGTGGAAAGGGTCCGATGTGGTTCCTCGCCCTCCCGTGTCGGCATCCCTCCTCGAGCAGGTCAAGCAGGGCCAGACCGTCTTCGATATGGTCCGCTTGCGGGAGGGCTCCCCTGTGCGTCGCGTCTCTATCCCTGTGCCCAGGAGCGGCCAGGTTCGGTACATCCTGCAAGCGGAGGAGTCGCTCCACTTTTCAAAGGAAACGCTGAAGGGGCTCGCGATCCTGTTGGCGCTCGGGTCAGGCCTCGTCATCGTGGTGGCCTGGGCCGGCAGCGCATGGATCGCGCGAACGGTCCTAACGCCGATCGGTCTCTTGAGCCGGCGGGCGGAAACCATGTCGGAAGCAGACCTGGGCGAGCGATTATCTCTCGATTCTCCGTTTCAAGAGTTCCACCGGCTGACACACACCTTTAACGCCATGATGGACCGGTTCCAGAAGAGCTGCGAGAGCCAGCGCCGGTTTGTCGATTACGCCGCCCACGAAATGCAGACGCCGCTGACCGTGTTGCAGGGGAACCTGGAAGTCACGCTTCAAAAGGCCAGATCCACGGACGAGTATCGCGAGGCACTCATCGGGAATCTGGAGCAGGTGGAGAAACTGATTGCGTTGGCGAGGTCTCTGCTGACGCTCACCAAGGTTACCGGTGATCGGCCGCCGTTGCAACTCGCTCCTCTCGAACTGGAGCCCCTGCTTCAGGAACTGATCATCGAACTGAAGCTGCTTGCCGATGACCGCCGGATCTCACTCGCCCTCGATGTGGTGCCCGTGCCCACGATTTCGGCGGACGCGCAGTGGTTGAAACAGGCGTTGATCAATCTGCTGGACAATGGTCTGAAGTATACGCCGCCCGGCGGCTCGGTCACGGTTCGTCTCCGCCGTTCCGATGGATCTCTTGAGATTGCGGTCCGGGACACAGGCCCTGGAATCGAGGCGGAACATGTGCCGTTCCTCTTCGATCGGTTTTATCGGGCGGACAAGGCCAGGGCACGGGAGTCCGGAGGGACAGGTTTAGGGCTGGCGATTGTCAAAGGAATTGTCGAGGCGCACGGAGGGACGGTCTCCGTCGACACGCAGCCGGGAAAAGGGTCGGAATTTACGATCCGCTTGCCCCTTGACCGCCCTCCTGAAAGCCATTCATTGAACTAA